A single genomic interval of Gemmatimonadota bacterium harbors:
- the hisH gene encoding imidazole glycerol phosphate synthase subunit HisH: MLDYGVGNLHSLVKGLVAAGADVEVVTDPVEALQGTAMVLPGVGAFEPAAEVIAPERWAMQRAVADGYPVLGICLGMQLLFDASEEGPGFGIGAIPGQVARLNARSVPQIGWNTVDGAGEPLVAESGLREAYYANSYVCRPLDESVVTAWTTHEEDRFPAVVRYRNVVGAQFHPEKSSAEGLRFLGQWVSSLPGGGG; encoded by the coding sequence ATGCTCGACTACGGCGTCGGGAACCTTCACTCGCTGGTGAAGGGGCTCGTGGCTGCCGGCGCCGATGTGGAGGTCGTGACCGATCCCGTGGAGGCACTGCAGGGCACGGCGATGGTGCTGCCCGGAGTTGGAGCGTTCGAGCCCGCCGCCGAGGTGATCGCTCCCGAACGTTGGGCGATGCAGCGCGCCGTCGCGGACGGGTACCCGGTGCTCGGCATCTGCCTGGGGATGCAGCTCTTGTTCGATGCGAGCGAGGAGGGTCCGGGGTTCGGCATTGGCGCGATCCCCGGCCAGGTGGCGCGCCTTAACGCGCGCTCGGTGCCGCAGATCGGCTGGAATACGGTGGACGGAGCCGGTGAGCCACTGGTGGCCGAGAGCGGGCTGCGCGAGGCGTACTACGCCAACTCATACGTGTGTCGGCCGCTCGACGAGTCCGTGGTCACCGCCTGGACGACGCACGAGGAGGATCGCTTTCCCGCAGTCGTGCGATACCGCAACGTGGTGGGGGCGCAGTTTCATCCGGAGAAGTCGTCAGCAGAGGGACTGCGGTTCCTTGGCCAGTGGGTGAGCTCGCTGCCGGGAGGTGGCGGGTGA
- a CDS encoding histidinol-phosphate aminotransferase family protein → MRFTPRAEYRELRAYDAEPAAVAVNLADNTPAHGMSPGVVEALRALAGGDGLDLTRYPTTYSRPLREAIARYVGVAPEEIMVGAGSDEVLSCTFRALASPGQRLAYMHPTFVMTPVFARTNSVVPVAVPLTPSHDVDADALLAQNAELTYLCTPNNPTGVPIAREVVERVVRETRGLVMVDEAYAEFAGTNWAGSAPGSDGLLVYRTFSKAFGLAGARVGFVVGARQLIAELEKARGPYTVSALSERLALAALERDVAWIQARVAETVEMRDEFAAQLREDGFAPLPSAANFVLVPVREAAAAHVTLRARGILVRAFAGLPGIGDALRITIGSRATMASVREGLQACARP, encoded by the coding sequence ATGAGGTTCACCCCGCGGGCCGAGTATCGCGAGCTTCGCGCGTATGACGCGGAGCCCGCGGCGGTTGCGGTGAACCTGGCGGACAACACGCCGGCGCATGGGATGTCGCCCGGGGTGGTGGAGGCGTTGCGTGCGCTTGCTGGCGGCGATGGGCTCGACCTCACGCGGTATCCCACGACGTACTCACGTCCGCTCCGCGAGGCGATTGCCCGGTATGTAGGGGTAGCCCCCGAGGAGATCATGGTCGGGGCGGGGTCGGACGAGGTGTTGAGCTGCACCTTTCGTGCATTGGCCAGCCCGGGACAGCGCCTCGCGTACATGCACCCGACGTTCGTGATGACGCCGGTCTTTGCGCGGACCAACTCGGTGGTGCCCGTTGCTGTGCCACTCACGCCGTCGCACGACGTGGACGCGGACGCCTTGCTCGCGCAGAACGCGGAGCTCACCTATCTGTGCACGCCGAACAACCCCACCGGGGTGCCGATCGCTCGTGAGGTGGTGGAGCGTGTGGTGCGGGAAACGCGCGGCCTGGTGATGGTGGATGAAGCGTATGCAGAGTTCGCTGGCACGAACTGGGCCGGATCAGCTCCCGGCTCGGACGGCCTGCTGGTCTACCGCACCTTCTCCAAGGCGTTCGGCCTCGCGGGGGCGCGCGTGGGTTTTGTGGTCGGTGCTCGGCAGCTCATCGCAGAACTCGAGAAGGCACGTGGTCCGTATACCGTATCGGCGCTGAGCGAACGGTTGGCCCTGGCCGCCCTCGAACGGGACGTCGCATGGATACAGGCGCGCGTTGCCGAGACCGTTGAGATGCGCGACGAGTTTGCCGCACAGCTGCGCGAGGACGGATTCGCTCCCTTGCCGAGTGCGGCGAACTTCGTCCTGGTCCCCGTGCGTGAAGCTGCCGCGGCGCACGTGACGTTGCGCGCCCGCGGGATCCTCGTGAGGGCGTTTGCCGGGCTGCCGGGAATCGGCGACGCGTTGCGGATCACGATCGGGAGTCGTGCGACGATGGCCTCGGTGCGGGAGGGGTTGCAGGCGTGCGCCCGTCCTTGA
- a CDS encoding ATP phosphoribosyltransferase — MIRIALPNKGRLAEETRELLSDAGLPVRSNDRVLTAKLGDDFQALFVRAQDIPEFVADGAADAGVTGWDLVAESGRELESLLDLSFGACRLVVAVREESTVTSVSELAAGTRVATVFPGITRRFFAERGIPVELVPMSGAVEVAPHLGIADVVVDITSTGSTLKTNGLREVETVLRSTAHVVARAGRSEPSPQLDELVAALESVLRARGKRYLMANVPRRALDQVREVVPGLNGPTVIDIMDGGVFVAVHAVVPAAAIYKTIAALKALGAEGILVTRIERLMP; from the coding sequence TTGATACGTATAGCTTTACCCAACAAGGGACGCCTCGCTGAGGAAACACGTGAGTTGCTCTCGGACGCTGGTCTTCCGGTCCGAAGCAACGATCGCGTCCTCACCGCCAAGCTCGGCGACGACTTCCAGGCCCTCTTCGTCCGCGCCCAGGACATCCCGGAATTCGTGGCCGATGGCGCCGCGGACGCGGGGGTCACCGGCTGGGACCTGGTCGCCGAATCCGGTCGCGAACTTGAATCGCTCCTCGACCTCTCCTTCGGCGCCTGTCGGCTGGTGGTCGCGGTTCGCGAGGAATCGACGGTTACTTCCGTATCAGAGCTGGCCGCCGGCACCCGGGTCGCCACCGTTTTTCCGGGGATCACGCGCCGCTTTTTTGCCGAGCGTGGGATCCCGGTCGAACTGGTCCCGATGAGCGGGGCGGTCGAGGTCGCGCCGCACCTCGGGATCGCCGATGTGGTCGTGGACATCACGTCGACCGGCTCGACACTCAAGACCAACGGGCTGCGCGAGGTCGAGACGGTCCTCCGGTCGACCGCCCATGTCGTGGCGCGCGCCGGGCGGTCGGAGCCGTCGCCGCAACTGGACGAGCTGGTCGCCGCGCTGGAATCGGTGCTCCGCGCTCGCGGAAAGCGCTACCTCATGGCCAATGTTCCTCGGCGCGCGCTGGACCAGGTGCGCGAGGTGGTCCCCGGGCTCAACGGCCCCACGGTGATCGACATCATGGACGGCGGGGTGTTCGTGGCCGTCCACGCGGTGGTCCCGGCCGCCGCGATCTACAAGACCATTGCGGCGCTCAAGGCGTTAGGCGCCGAAGGAATCCTCGTGACTCGAATCGAACGGCTGATGCCATGA
- the hisD gene encoding histidinol dehydrogenase has translation MSLLSLKYRGPVTDLPDDDRMTLFDRTPTNDDIVRDTVAAIIDLVKREGDDALRSLAREYDQVKLSAIEVPKALWQKALDGVDPVLVEAMRRAARNIETVHRTSPPVPTRVEPEPGIVIERRPHPLGRIGVYAPGGKASYPSSVLMGAIPARVAGVREVIVCSPPDKSGMPPTGILAACAIAGVDRVFAVGGAGAVAAMAFGTETIPRVDAIVGPGNTYVTEAKVQVSSTVVIDSPAGPSELLVLADDSADAAMVARELIAQAEHDEMACAVALVLGHEMGEKVVASLRVQAAATKRASIVKKALEGQGGVIVASSRDQMAAFATMYAPEHLLVVMENAEPIVAEVRGAGTVFVGGRTSVAFGDYMTGANHVLPTGGAARAYSGLSLDTFYRWTTVQTVNAAAAASLAESVGVFADAEGLDAHARAARALGGAR, from the coding sequence ATGAGCCTGCTCTCCCTGAAGTACCGCGGCCCGGTGACCGACCTGCCGGACGACGACCGCATGACCCTGTTCGACCGCACCCCCACCAACGACGACATCGTGCGCGACACGGTGGCGGCCATCATCGACCTCGTGAAGCGCGAGGGAGACGATGCCCTCCGGTCGCTCGCGCGCGAGTACGACCAGGTGAAGCTGTCGGCGATCGAGGTGCCGAAGGCACTGTGGCAAAAGGCACTGGACGGGGTGGATCCCGTCCTCGTCGAGGCGATGCGCCGCGCCGCGCGCAACATCGAGACGGTGCACCGTACCTCCCCACCGGTCCCGACCCGCGTGGAGCCCGAACCGGGGATCGTCATCGAACGACGCCCGCACCCGTTAGGCAGGATCGGGGTCTACGCCCCGGGGGGGAAGGCGTCCTATCCCAGCTCGGTCCTGATGGGAGCGATCCCGGCTCGTGTGGCCGGCGTGCGCGAGGTGATCGTCTGCTCGCCGCCCGACAAGTCGGGGATGCCGCCAACCGGGATCCTCGCTGCGTGTGCGATTGCGGGAGTCGACCGGGTGTTCGCCGTGGGTGGTGCGGGAGCCGTTGCCGCGATGGCCTTCGGGACGGAGACGATACCGCGCGTCGACGCCATTGTTGGTCCCGGCAACACTTACGTGACAGAAGCGAAGGTGCAGGTCTCGAGCACGGTGGTCATCGATTCCCCGGCGGGGCCGTCGGAGTTGCTCGTCCTCGCGGATGACAGTGCCGACGCCGCGATGGTCGCGCGCGAGTTGATCGCCCAGGCGGAGCACGACGAGATGGCTTGCGCGGTTGCGCTCGTCCTGGGCCACGAGATGGGCGAGAAGGTGGTAGCGTCGCTGCGTGTGCAGGCGGCGGCGACGAAGCGCGCGTCGATCGTGAAGAAGGCCCTCGAAGGACAGGGCGGGGTGATCGTGGCGTCCTCACGCGACCAGATGGCGGCCTTTGCCACCATGTACGCCCCCGAACATCTCCTGGTGGTGATGGAGAACGCCGAGCCGATTGTGGCCGAGGTGCGCGGAGCAGGGACCGTCTTCGTGGGCGGCCGCACGTCGGTGGCCTTCGGCGACTACATGACCGGCGCAAATCACGTGCTCCCCACGGGCGGGGCCGCGCGTGCCTACAGCGGGCTCTCGCTGGACACCTTCTATAGATGGACGACGGTGCAGACCGTGAACGCCGCCGCGGCCGCGTCACTGGCCGAGTCGGTGGGAGTATTCGCCGACGCCGAGGGGCTGGATGCCCACGCGCGCGCGGCCAGGGCGCTGGGGGGAGCGCGATGA